Part of the Photobacterium sp. TY1-4 genome is shown below.
CTAAAGATAAGTTGGAGAAGCTGAAATGAGTATGCGAGATAGAATTAAAAAATCGGTCAATCGAACCAATGAGAAGTTTTCGGATCGTGAAGCACAGTTGCTATTGAATACCAGCCTGGACCTGAAAAAATTAAGTCCGTCCCTCCAGAATCATCCTCTATATCCGGAACTAGTTCAGGTGATTTCCTCCGCAACAGCGAATAACTGGAATGTAGCTAAATTTGAGTCTGAGGTAAAAAGCCTGGGATTGGAAGCTTGGCAGCTGGCAAAAGATATTGTCGATGCTGTGAAGTAGGAGAGAACTATGCAAATTGACATGCACTACTATGGAACCTACTGCTTGGCTCGTGCTGCAGGGTTGAAACGAGAGGCGGCCAGAACAATAGCGACAGCTGCGCAGTTTGTTGACGATAATGCCCAACAACAAGGCATAGAATTGGAGGACGCTTCTTGTTGCCGTGTGGAGCCCACGGCTCACCACACAACTGATTTTGAAAACATTGACAGAGAGTCTCAGCGTCACGTTTGGGTTCCGTTTCATTTTCTTCCTGGCAATGAAGGTCGCCTTTTCACTGAGCGGCTGGTTTGCCGTAAAGATAGTTCGATTGCTCGGGAAATGTGTCATAACCACCTTACTCAAACCGGGAAGCCATACTTTTTACCGCTGTTAGGTATCATGTCTCATGTCTATGCTGACACGTTTGCGCATTATGGATTCTCCGGCGTCAGCTCGCGCTGGAATCGGGTTGTGAATGATTCTTTTGAGTTTCAAGGAGTCGACGATGAGATAAAGGCATATATCGTCGATAAGAAAAATTCTTTTTTTGCTCGTTTCAATCCTATTGTTCGCAATATTAAATCTCATCTGGCGGAAGAGTGTTCGGGAGCCTTAGGGCATGGCGGGGTAGTTACGTTTCCCGACCGTCCTTATCTCCGCTGGCGGTTCGAGTATGAATCTCATGGTAATTCTGGGTGGAGAGATAACACGGAAACCTTCTTGGAATATGCAGAGAAAATCCATCAATTGTTCACTCAAGTTGCTCAAGAAAACAGGGACTGGAGTGAGCCTGGTCAAGCTCAATCCTGGTCAGTTTTAGCACCTAAAGTCAGAAGTATTCTGCAGGTACAAGGGAAAAAAGAGGCGCGAATCAGATCTTGGCAGCAAGCCGTAGCTTTAGGGGATTTCTTGAATCAGGCTGAGGAGATACCTGATTATCAGAACTGGAATGATGGCTTTGACGAGCTTGCATATCAATCGAGTGAACAAGCGCTGTCACACCCGATTTATCAATTTTACCAGGCCGCTTCTTATCATCGGTGGTATGTACTGCGTGAGTTACTGCCAGCGCATGGTTTGATGGTGATTTAATCATAGTGTTGGGTGAGTGGTTCTGGTTATCCGGCCAGTAAAAATTTGTCACTCGATAGAGGGGAGCGAGTTCAAGGAGCGGGAGGCATTTGCCTCCCGTTTTGAGGGTGTTCATAGTTCTGTGTCAGTGTAAGTCACAGATCCACATATTGATCGACCCTGTCCGGGAAGTGGATGCTCAACTGGGATAGTGTCAGGTTCCAGTTCTGAACCGGATGCGTCCACTTTTCGGAGGCCTTCAACATCCCCGCATAGAGCAGCTTCAGCAAGCTGGTTTCGTTGGCGAATCCGCCCTTGGTTTTAGTCAGCTTGCGGAACTGCCGGTGCACCGCCTCAACCGCATTGGTAGTGTAGATGGCCCGCCGGATCTGCTCGGGATACTTGAAGTATACCGACAGATTGTCCCACTTGCTGCGCCAGGATTTGATGACTAACGGGTACTGCTTGCCCCATTTTGCTTCCAGCTCGTCCAGCGCCTGCTCCGCAGCATTCTGTGTTGCAGCCTTGTAGACACACTTGAGATCGGCCATAAAGGCCTTCTGGTTTTTGCTAGCGACGTACTTCATGGAGTTGCGGATCTGGTGAATGACACAGACCTGCACCTCTGTCTCGGGATAAATGGTTTCGATTGCTTCAGGGAAGCCTTTCAGGCCATCAACTGAGGCGATCAGAATGTCTTTAACGCCGCGGTTCTGCAAGTCGGTCAATACACTGAGCCAGTAATGTGCACCTTCATTTTCAGACAGATACAGTCCCAGAAGCTCCTTCTTGCCCTCAACGGTCAGGCCCAAAATGGTGTATACAGCTTTGGAGATGAAGCGACCGTTCTCCTTGATTTTATAGTGAATTGCATCTAACCAGACGAAGGGATAAAGCGGCTCCAGATCCCTTTCCTGCCATGCTCTGAGTTCAGGCACTAGGCGGTCGGTGATGGCGTTGATCGTGCCATTTGAGATGCGCATGCCGTATAGATCTAAGAGATGCTCTCGGATGTTCTGATAGCTGTTACCCAGAGCGAACAGGGAGAGGATCTTACCTTCCATTTCGTCTGTCAGGCGGGTCTGGTATTTCCTGACCGTCTGCGGCTCGAATGAGCCGTTTCGGTCTCTCGGTGTTTCCAACTCAAACTCACCAGAAGATGTCTTGACGGTCTTTTTAGATGAGCCATTTCTGCGGTTGGTCGAGGTCTCTTTAGTCAGGTGTTCGTCCAGCTCTGCCCCCAGAGCAGCTTCAGTGATCTGCTTGATCAGCGGCGTGAGCAGGCCATCCTTGCCATTGAGATTTTGACCGGATTGGAGTGCCTTAGCAAAGGCCTGGATATCGATTTCGTATTTATCAGCCATGATGTGTCTCTCCCTTTTTCAGTAAGTGTAGGAAAAGACACAAAACTTTGAACACTACCCCCGTTTTAAATACTCTCTTTCTCTAGCGCCCTGCGGGCAACCTGCTTTATCTCACATACCTCCCTGAGCTTGGTGGTTCGGCCGAGCCAAAACAGCGCTGCGCAATTGTCTCGGCCCTTCGGATCACAATCAGGGCTGGCAGAGCTTTCGCCGTACGCAGCAAAGTGCCGCTAACACTGTGGCCTTGTTTTCATGGTCCGGGTTTTCTCCCGGCGGTTTTTGCGCATCGTCTTCCCGCTGCCTTCTGATCCTTTGCCCGCAATAACCTGCCCGGCAAGGGTGAAATGAACGCTGCGCACCCTGGCCGGCCAGAACATGGCGGTCAGCCTATGCCTGGCTCATGTTCGTCGCTGCGGTGTGTTCAGCGTTCGCAGTTTTTTAGCGCGGGGTGGGCTGATCGATGCCGCGCCGAGCACCCTGAGTGACTATGTGAGGCGGCGAAATTTGTGCGCTAATGATTGAATTATCATTGAGAGATTGGTCAGTGACGTCTAAATTTTTAGTGGGCAATCATGTCCATAAAAGAAGGATCAGAACATGAATGATCATGATTATGTGAATTTTTTAGAAGACCATGAGTTGAATTACCACCTTAAAAAAGTGGAAAAAAGTCAGTCTCAAAGCAACCGTGAGATTTTGGTCGGTATGGGGCAAGAATTAAAATATGTATTGAACCTGAAACGCGTGCAGCACGGACCGTTTCATCGCTATGTAGCTGAGCATACCAACCGACTGACTTAACTTTTCCGTATTGAGAGACTGTCGACGAAGTTTGCCGGTATTGCCAGTCTCTGTTGTTGCTGTTTCGCTTCTCCTGATGAGCTGTCTATCGCTGATCTTTCGGTCACCCTGAGAACACCTCACCTTCAAGGATCATGCCGCCCTGCAGAGCGTCGCCTGTTTTTGCCCTCTGATGTTTCGCGACCATCATGCGCAGCGCCGTCCGATGTCGTACAAATCTTAATGGCCTGGGATCCATTGGCATAAATCATTCTATTCATCCCTAAAATGCTAAATTTTGGCCATTGGTATCCATAAAATGATAAATCGATGGCTTAGGATTTATGATTTTGCATCAAATGTGATTCATTAATGAGTATAATCTGGAGGAATAGAATGATTTTGAGATAGGGTAGGCATGAAAGAAAATCCGATCGGCTACGAGTGGCTGCGCCGGCACTATGGTCTGGCTGTCATTGAGCGGCACCTGAAATCCTACACCGGCGGGCTGGTCGGAACGCGGGGCGCCGATACCCGGATCACCCACAATACGGTTCTGCAAAACTTCAATATCGAACGGCCGGCCAATGAAAATCCTGCCCTGCATGCCGTGGTGGCCCTGAAGCGGGAAGGGGTCGAGGTGGCCTATTTTCGGGCGCTCAGTGCCAACCCTGATTTTCGCACCCATGTCGAGCAGGCCGTCAGGGACAAGCCGACCTCGAAGTGGTTACGGATTGTCTGGTTTCTGTGTGAATGGCTGTCTGGTGAGCCGCTGGAGCTGGAAGACTGCCGCCCGGTTCCCTACGTCAAAATCCTCAATGAAGACGAGTACTATACCTGCCCGCCGGTGAACAGTACCCGGCACCGGTTAAAGAACAACATTATCGGTACGGCAGCCTATACCGCGATCGTGCGCAAAACGCCGGCACTGTCCGCGGCCACGCCCGAGCAGCTGGGCGAGAAAACCAATGCGGTGATCAATACCTGGGATGCCGAGACGATTGCGCGGGCGTCGCGCTACCTGGTCTCGCGGGAGACCCGGGCATCAGGCGAGATCGAGAAAGAGTCGTTTTCCAAAAGCAAGTTTATTCGCTTTAACGAGGCGCTGTTGCGGGCAGGGAAGTCGCCGCTGACCAAAGACAACTTGATCACCATTCAGGCGATCATCAAAGAGCGCCGTCCGGAGACGGACTATCGTCTGGAGCAGAACTGGATCGGCGGTAGTCAGTTCAGTGTCGAGCTGCCGACCGCCCGGCCTGAATATGTCGAAGGGCTGATGGCAGGATGGTTCGAGTTGTATGAGTGTCTTGCGCAGTCGGAAATCCCGGCCACGGTCCAGGCCGGGATCTTAAGTGCAACCTTTGTCTACATCCATCCGTTCATGGACGGTAACGGCCGCCTGTCGCGCTATATCATTCAGGAGGCGCTGGCCCGCAACCAGATTTTGCCGCCAGGGCTGGTGCTGCCGGTCTCCAACGGTATTTTGGCGGAAATTAACAGCTACTATGACACCCTGAATCTGATCTCCGCCAAAATCGAGGGGATCACCCAGTATATTCTGGACAATCACCAACTGTTCATCGAAACCGAAAACCGGGACTTTTTCCGCGATCTCGATGTAACCGAATACACCACCTGGCTGTCCAATGTCATCAACCGGGTCACCACTGAGATTCTGCCCAAAGAGATTGATACGCTGCAGCTGGCCGATAAGCTTTACCAGCAACTGGATCAGGCGCTGGATTTGAGTGCCAATGAGCTGCGTGCCGTGGTCACCTTTGTGCTGCAAAATGACGGTCAATTGAGTCGTCGCAAAGGCAAGCGAATGGAACTCAGTGTTGAGGAAGTGTCGTTGATTAATGAGATCGCCGATGAAGTCTTGAGCGACTGAGCTCCGTATCGACCAGCTCCATGAGCTTTTTCGGGCACCCGATACAGATATTGTCCGGATTGTAATATGCCGGGGAAAAACGCGATGCCTTTCTGAATCAAAGAATGGGTGATTCAGGCGGAATAACCGTTGCGGCGGCACTTCTTACAAACGCTGAGGGTTATCCCCGGAAATTGTGGATAGCAGGCCTGAGCCCAGTCGCTTCGGGTCGGTATAACTTGGCTGAGGTGCCAAGGCCGTGGATAGTTGGGACCAAGCCAGCATTTGCTTGCACTTCGCTTAACGCCTCTTTTCGTGATTCAACCAACACTCCCCTGAAACGCCCGGTGGGTAACCTGCTTTATCTCACACATCTTCCCGGCCTTGAGGCAGGTATTCGACGGCCTGAACCAGATATACGGCTCAGATACGCTGCTTCTGGCTGCCCAGGGTATTAATCCCAAGTGGGCGATGCGCCGCGAGTGCCTGTCACCGTAATACACCACTCAATGGCGGGATTGGCCGGTGATTCGGTGTTGAGTTTTCTCATTGTTGCTGGGTGACCTTGTCACAATACGCTGATTGCTTAGCAATCTATCAGAAATGCATAAGTGTGATCAGTTGCGTATCTTTTGTGGCACATGACGGGTAGGTTTTTTGAAGGTGTTTAATATTAGTGGAAAGGTAGCATAAACACCTATAATGTTGATTTATAAAGATTTATTAAAATTAAAGGGAACTAAATGGCTGAGTTTTCAATACCCAGAGTTAGTGATAACTACTTGCTTCGTGTGTTTATCGACGAGACATTTTTAAAAAAAGAAGAACTTGGACTTAGTGGAAATACTCAAGTTTCGATTAATATAGCCAACACTAGCTTTGTAATAAGTGAATCATCTTTTAATGATAAAGGTACGTTAAATGATGATTTTCTGAAATTAATAAAAAATGGGGAGGACATTTCAAGTACGATTAATACCATTACCATATCAGATTCTAGCATTGTTAATTGCACAATATCGTACCGTAGAAGAGCAGATACTTTAATTGATTTGATTGCTACGCCAAATAAATCTTTAACACCAAATGTTTTGATGTTGCTTAGACATGTTGAAAAAATCCTGCTTTCAAAAATATCAGTGAATCCTTCTGGAGATGTGCAATCCGATGTGTTTTCTGCTCATCATCAAGTATTAACTAAATTAGAAGGCCTTAATGCATCACTTATTTGTGAGCAGCAAAAATTCTCTCAAAAAGTTGAAAGTGATAAGCAAAATTTTATAAATGAACAATCTGATAAGTTTAATGAAAGAAAAGAAAAACTAGATGCAGATTATCGTGCTAAGAAAGAACAGCTTGAAACTAAATATTCTGAGCGAAATAAAGAGCTTGATATGCGTCAACAGCAGATTGATGATGCTGACAATACTACGGCTAGAAGAAAAACGACAATTTCAATGCTTGAGGATGTTCAAGAAAAGGCAAGGCAGTTTAATTTCTCACCCAGTGTGGGCGTATACACTAATCGAACTTTAATTTTTTCATTTATTCTTGTTATCGTTGGCTTTTTAACTGTGTTGTTTACGGTATATGAATTACAAGAAACGAGGAGTGTTATTTCTTCAAATATTGATGGTATATTAACAAAAATACCAGATTCAACTAATTTAAAATCAGTTGAATCTGGAATTAGTTTGGCTATAGGAATAGATCAAAAGTATATTTGGTTTTTGTATATTAGGATTTTCCTAGGCTCGACATTATTCGTTTCATCAATTCTATACTTAATTAAATGGTTCAATTCTTGGGCTAACAAGATAGCTCATCAAGAATTGGAAAATCAGCAGTTTGTTCGTGATCTTAATCGTGCTCATCTGGCTGTTGAGATGTGCTTAGAATGGAACGACAAGAAAGATGGAGACGTTCCTGAACGGTTACTAAACTCTTTAACAGATGGCTTGTTTCAAGACAGAAATCAGGATAATCAAGTCATAGACCACCCAGCAGATCAACTAGCCTCCGCTTTAGTACGTAGCGCTGAAAAGATTAAACTACCTTTTGGCTCAAGTCAGATGGAAATTTCAGGTAAATCATTAAATAAAGCTAAGGTTCCAAAAAAACAAAATTCAAACACAGAAGTAACTGAATAGATATTTATAATATAGCCATCTTATTTATAGTTAAGATATTAGTTAATCGCCCCGAATAATATCGGGGTGAAACTTGCTAATTCATCTATTTTATGTCCTTTTACTCAGGTTTTTTTCATGGTGTCCCTACGTCCTTGTGTCGCCTACATGGTGAGTGTCTGTCACCGCAGTACACTACCCAATGGCGGGATTGGCCGGTAATACGGTGTTGAGCTTTCTCTTTGTTGCTGAGTGACCTTGTCACAACCTGCGGATTGTTAAGCTGATTATCAAAGATGCATAAATGTGATCAGTTGCGTATCTTTTGTGGCACTTGAAAGGTAGGTTTTCAGAAGGTGTTGAACCGTATGTATTTAACATAACTGGATGTAATGTTCATTAGAGGTTTTCTATGGATTATGAAGCTTTTGAATTAGGGTTGAAGCTTTTATTAGGTGTGATATCTGTTATTGTTTTGATTTACTATTATTCTTCTACAAAACACTCATCTTGTTATTTTTGTAGAAAAACTATAAGTCATAAAAAACAAAACCGATATTACCTAAATGAAGATGATGACAGACACGCTATTTGTAAGGCTTGTTATGGCAAAAAAATGAAAGAAATAAGCGCCCCAAAAGTATATTGCTATTGCTGCAATAAAATAATTACAAAAAGAATGAAATCGCATTTATGGGTTTTAAACTCTGGTGAGTTTACTCTTTGTTCTACATGTAACAGGATTGGATCAAAAAAGTTAAAGTTTTCTATTGATATAGAAGATTTAATATCCGACGATTTTTTATCCCGGAATTCTTCTTTTACTCGTCATAGTGATCTTTTTGAATCAGCTAATTTACCATTGTCATCAGAAACTGATTTAGAATCTGATGAATGGAAATTATACATTTCTAAACACACCAAATTTGACTCATGGCATGAGTTGAAATCTGCTGCAACAGAAGATCAAAGAGAATCTCGTATTCGTGATGTTTTGAATGAAATATCTACCCCGTCTAAATAGCTGTTCCTAATAGTAGATCTTTCAGGGAAGGGAACTCAGTCCAAATTGTGCGATCTGATCAGTTACCACACCAAATCATATCCACGCAGAGGACTGAGCAATGGCCATCATAGCACCGATTCCACGTCCGGAACGTCGAAGAATGCACAAAGCGATTCAATCAACAGCAGATAAAGGTTTTGCCCGTCGATTAATTGCACTTCTTGCCCTGCATGATGGTAAGTCTATCGTTGAAGTTCATGCCCTGACTGGTGCTGCTCGCTCCTCTATCGGACGCTGGATTAACTGGTTTACTGAGTGTGGTATGGACGGGTTGAAATCAATGGATACCGGCCGTCCACCGCTGTTACCCATGAATGAAATGCTTTCTATGTTAGTACTTCTGATTCAGCTATCACCACAGGATTTAGGATATCAGCGAAGCCGCTGGAGTACCGAGCTGCTGACACTGGAATTGAACAAATTGTTTCGTTCATCCGTTGCCGCCTCAACTGTCCGTCGCTGGTTACCTAAAGCTGGCATTGTTTGGCGACGAGCAGCGCCAACACTCTGTATCAGAGATCCGCATCGCACTGAAAAGATGGATAAAATCAATCAAGCCTTAGCCAATTGCTCTGCAAGACATCCTGTCTTTTACGAGGATGAAGTTGATATCAATTTAAACCCTAAAATCGGTGCTGATTGGGTGATGAAAGGCCAGCAAAAACGCGTCCCGACACCGGGAAAAAATGAAAAACACTATCTTGCGGGAGCGCTTCATTCGGCAACAGGCAAGGTGTTATATGTCAGCAGCTGTAGCAAAAACTCAGAGTTATTCATCGCGATGTTAGAGAAACTCAAGCGCCACTATCGTGGCGCAAAAACGATCACACTTATCCTGGATAACTACATCATTCATAAGAGCCGAAAAACACAAGCCTGGCTAAAACAAAATCCCAAGTTCATTTTGCTGTTTCAGCCTGTTTATTCGCCTTGGGTCAATGTTATCGAGCGGCTGTGGAATGCGCTGCATGAAACCATCACACGGAACCACAAATGTAGCTATATGTGGCAACTTCTTCGGCAGGTGAAGCTCTTCATGGACAACGTATCACCATTTCCAGGAGGCGGGCATGGGATTATCAAAATGTAGCACTATTAGGATCAGCTATTTAGTAACACGGGGTGAATCCTCACCCCGCTTCCGAACCCTTCGCTAAAATCCGACACACCTGCGATCGGCTGTAGCCGGTCGCTTCGGCCACTTCGCTCAGGCTCAGGCCTTTCTCATGGCGGTAGTAATGCACCTTGCGGTGACGTTCGGGGTCGGCCTGCCGGCCGCGGTATTTGCCTTCTTCTTTGGCGCGCTCAATCCCCTGGGCCTGGCGGTCGCGCCGGGTGATGTAGTCCTTGCGGGCCATGGCGGCCATCAGGTCGATCAGCATGTTGTTGATGGCATCGAGCACCGCTTTGATGATCGGATCGTTGTGGGTCATCCGCGTTGTGTCAGCTTAGGATGTTGAGGGATAAAATACGCCGGAAACCTTGCCATTTTTTACAATGCTCACCGTGTTTTCTTGCTTGATGATGGATGTAAATTGTCGCTTAAAGACTGTTGGGCTCAACTGCTTTTGGCTATGTTGGCGAATATAGATATCCATCCCGTCTTGGCTTAATAGCCAGTTCAGTTGACGGTAGATGTAGCTGTGCTGATAGCTTTTTAGTTGTGTTTGTGAAAGCCAGCCGAGTAGCTCTTGGGCTCTGCTGTGAAGCAGAATGAGCCGCTCCATGGCTTCAGCTGCGTTACTTGGTGCTGGTATGATTAATTTGGGCTTTTTGTTTTGACGTTCACGGGTTTCCTCGAACAGATCGCCCTGTTTCCATATTGGCTCAAAGTGTGCAATACGATTCCGCAGTGAACCAATCAGCTCTAATCGGGCGTAAAGAATGTCCTGGTGTTTGATTTTTTTCCAATACCCTTCACTTTTTTGGCGGTGGTGAGGAATGACATTGGGAATGATCTTCCCCCATGGCACTGCATTGTTTTGTTTGTCCTGTCGGATATCGAACACTTTGGGCCAGAAACCATAGGTCATGCGCGAGATAACATCATCATGGCTGAGTGCAGGCTGTTTGGGGTGCCATTTCCCTTTTTTAAACCTGTGCGTGACAGCCAAAATCTTCTTTTCTGAGTGAGCATTCAGATCCAAAAAATTATACCAGTCATTGCTCAGCTCGGAACCGTTAGACTGGCCATTGTGATAGTGCTGGCTGAGTGCCCGGTGTATTTTGTTCCTGAGCGTGATCTCGACGATACCAATCAACCTGAAAAAAGCCGATGAAATGGCTTCGTTCCAACAGTAGTAACCATAGAGCGCTTTGGGTTCGTCGGGCTGAAAGAAATGCTGGTAACTGGATAGCCGCGGTAGC
Proteins encoded:
- a CDS encoding Abi family protein, with product MQAADYQQLQHDISLPRLSSYQHFFQPDEPKALYGYYCWNEAISSAFFRLIGIVEITLRNKIHRALSQHYHNGQSNGSELSNDWYNFLDLNAHSEKKILAVTHRFKKGKWHPKQPALSHDDVISRMTYGFWPKVFDIRQDKQNNAVPWGKIIPNVIPHHRQKSEGYWKKIKHQDILYARLELIGSLRNRIAHFEPIWKQGDLFEETRERQNKKPKLIIPAPSNAAEAMERLILLHSRAQELLGWLSQTQLKSYQHSYIYRQLNWLLSQDGMDIYIRQHSQKQLSPTVFKRQFTSIIKQENTVSIVKNGKVSGVFYPSTS
- a CDS encoding DUF4113 domain-containing protein — its product is MRQVFDGLNQIYGSDTLLLAAQGINPKWAMRRECLSP
- a CDS encoding IS256 family transposase; the protein is MADKYEIDIQAFAKALQSGQNLNGKDGLLTPLIKQITEAALGAELDEHLTKETSTNRRNGSSKKTVKTSSGEFELETPRDRNGSFEPQTVRKYQTRLTDEMEGKILSLFALGNSYQNIREHLLDLYGMRISNGTINAITDRLVPELRAWQERDLEPLYPFVWLDAIHYKIKENGRFISKAVYTILGLTVEGKKELLGLYLSENEGAHYWLSVLTDLQNRGVKDILIASVDGLKGFPEAIETIYPETEVQVCVIHQIRNSMKYVASKNQKAFMADLKCVYKAATQNAAEQALDELEAKWGKQYPLVIKSWRSKWDNLSVYFKYPEQIRRAIYTTNAVEAVHRQFRKLTKTKGGFANETSLLKLLYAGMLKASEKWTHPVQNWNLTLSQLSIHFPDRVDQYVDL
- a CDS encoding DUF6765 family protein, whose product is MQIDMHYYGTYCLARAAGLKREAARTIATAAQFVDDNAQQQGIELEDASCCRVEPTAHHTTDFENIDRESQRHVWVPFHFLPGNEGRLFTERLVCRKDSSIAREMCHNHLTQTGKPYFLPLLGIMSHVYADTFAHYGFSGVSSRWNRVVNDSFEFQGVDDEIKAYIVDKKNSFFARFNPIVRNIKSHLAEECSGALGHGGVVTFPDRPYLRWRFEYESHGNSGWRDNTETFLEYAEKIHQLFTQVAQENRDWSEPGQAQSWSVLAPKVRSILQVQGKKEARIRSWQQAVALGDFLNQAEEIPDYQNWNDGFDELAYQSSEQALSHPIYQFYQAASYHRWYVLRELLPAHGLMVI
- a CDS encoding Fic family protein, whose translation is MKENPIGYEWLRRHYGLAVIERHLKSYTGGLVGTRGADTRITHNTVLQNFNIERPANENPALHAVVALKREGVEVAYFRALSANPDFRTHVEQAVRDKPTSKWLRIVWFLCEWLSGEPLELEDCRPVPYVKILNEDEYYTCPPVNSTRHRLKNNIIGTAAYTAIVRKTPALSAATPEQLGEKTNAVINTWDAETIARASRYLVSRETRASGEIEKESFSKSKFIRFNEALLRAGKSPLTKDNLITIQAIIKERRPETDYRLEQNWIGGSQFSVELPTARPEYVEGLMAGWFELYECLAQSEIPATVQAGILSATFVYIHPFMDGNGRLSRYIIQEALARNQILPPGLVLPVSNGILAEINSYYDTLNLISAKIEGITQYILDNHQLFIETENRDFFRDLDVTEYTTWLSNVINRVTTEILPKEIDTLQLADKLYQQLDQALDLSANELRAVVTFVLQNDGQLSRRKGKRMELSVEEVSLINEIADEVLSD
- a CDS encoding IS630 family transposase, which codes for MAIIAPIPRPERRRMHKAIQSTADKGFARRLIALLALHDGKSIVEVHALTGAARSSIGRWINWFTECGMDGLKSMDTGRPPLLPMNEMLSMLVLLIQLSPQDLGYQRSRWSTELLTLELNKLFRSSVAASTVRRWLPKAGIVWRRAAPTLCIRDPHRTEKMDKINQALANCSARHPVFYEDEVDINLNPKIGADWVMKGQQKRVPTPGKNEKHYLAGALHSATGKVLYVSSCSKNSELFIAMLEKLKRHYRGAKTITLILDNYIIHKSRKTQAWLKQNPKFILLFQPVYSPWVNVIERLWNALHETITRNHKCSYMWQLLRQVKLFMDNVSPFPGGGHGIIKM